The DNA region TGATCGGCCATTTTTTACACAGTTTGGAGAGTGGTTTTCAAGAATAATAAGAGGAGATCTGGGAGAATCCTTATTTTTATATGAAAAAGTTTCAACGGCTATTTTTTCAAGGCTGGAACCTACATTTATGCTTGCTCTTGTGGGAGAGAGTATAGGACTTTTGATAGGGATACCCCTTGGCGTGATAGCAGCAGTTAAACATAGAAGCTGGATGGACCAGTCAGCAATAGGGATATCTCTGGCAGGAGTTTCAATACCTAGTTTTTGGCTCTCTATTATGCTTATATATTTATTTTCTGTTAGACTTCACTGGTTTCCTGTACAGGGTTATGTTCCTATAGAAGAGTCGGGAATAGGAGTCATAAAATATCTTGTTCTGCCGGGATTAACTCTTGGATTTATGCAGGGGGGGATAATAGCCAGGATGACAAGGAGTGCAATGTTGGATGTACTCAGACAAGATTACATAAGAACTGCCATGGCAAAGGGAGTAGCAGAAAAATTTGTGATCATAAGGCACGCTTTAAAAAATGCCATGATACCAGTTGTAACAGTTATAGGATTTAGTCTGGCTGTACTTTTAGGAGGGACATGGGTTATAGAAACTGTTTTTAACATACCGGGAACAGGGAGTCTCGCTATTAATTCTATAATGAAGAGGGACTACCCTGTTATACAGGGATGTATGATATTTATAGCTTTGGTCTATGTAATTATAAATATAATGGTAGATGTGAGTTATGCATTTTTAAATCCAAAGATTAAATATAAATAAAAAGGAGTGTTAACATTGGAGAAAGATATAAAACAAATGATTTTAACAGTTAGAAAACATCCTTATATAGCCATAGGAGGAGTAGTAATTGCAGTAGTTTTTTTTATTGCCTTGGCAGCTCCCCTCCTGACAAAATTTAATCCTTTGGAACTAAACGGAAAGTCTAGACTTCTGCCCCCTTCATTGGTACATCCCATGGGAACCGATCATTTTGGAAGGGATATTATGAGCCGATTGCTTTATGGGGCAAGGACATCTATGCAGGTTGGGATTTCAGTGGTAATAATCAGTACAATCATAGGGGGATTAATAGGGTTAGCAGCGGGATATTACAATAAAATAGATAATTTAATCATGAGAATTTTAGATGGATTTATGGCATTTCCAGGAATAATAATTGCCATAATTTTAGCAGCTGTTTGGGGAGCCGGTAAATTAAATATAATATTGGCACTTTCATTTGCTTATTTTCCTCAGATGGCAAGGGTTGTAAGGGGTTGTGTTCTTACCGGGAAAGAGTGGGAATGTGTAGAATCTGCCAAATCTTCAGGAGCTAAAGACGGGCATATACTTTTAAAATATATACTGCTTAATTCATTATCACCAATAATAGTACAGGCTACATTTACTTTTGCCGTAGCAATATTAGATGAGGCAGCTCTGAGTTTTTTAGGGCTGGGAATAGAACCACCTCATCCAAGCTGGGGTGGGATGATTACCGAAGGAAGATCTTTCATGGGTGTAGCACCTTGGGGAATGATATTCCCTGGAACAGCAATAATGGTTACTGTTTTGGGACTTAACCTTTTAGGAGACGGACTGAGAGACTATTTGGATCCGAGACTCAAGGTGTAGATCTATGGAATATCTATAATTTTAGAAAATCAAAAGGAGATAAATGTGAAAGATGAGACTAAAAGTGTAAATAACGGAAAAAATAAAAATGATACAGAGCTGAAGGACGTTGTCGTCCTTGCAGCAGCGGCATTTTCAATAATAGCTCCCATTGTTATCTGCACCATGCTGGGAATAATGGCAGTTTTTATGCTGCTGAATATTTTATTTTAAGAAAGTTCGTAGAAATGAAGGGAGAAAAATGGACAAGTTATTGGAGATAAAAAATTTGAAAACCTATTTTTATAAAAATCAGGAGGTAATACCTGCAGTAGATGACATCAGTTTTTGTGTGAAAAAAGGAGAAACTGTTGCCATAGTGGGAGAATCAGGAAGCGGAAAGAGTATAACTGCCTTGAGCATATTGGGGTGCATTCCATCTCCTCCAGGAAAGATAGTAGGCGGGGAAATAATATTTGAAGGAAGCAATTTATTTGAAAAATCAAAAAAAGAAATGAGAAACATTAGAGGCAATGAGATATCTATGATATTCCAAGAACCGATGACATCTTTAAATCCAGTATATACAATTGGCAGACAGCTCAGTGAGGTATTTGAGCTTCATCAGGGAATGAAGAGAAAAGAAGGGATTAAAAAAGCAGTTGAATTACTTAGAATAGTCGGTATACCTTCTCCAGAAGAAAGGGCAAAACAATACCCACATCAAATGTCTGGGGGGATGAGGCAGAGGGTCATAATAGCAATGGCTTTGGCCTGCAGACCAAAATTGATAATTGCAGATGAGCCTACAACAGCCTTGGATGTGACTGTACAGGCACAAATTCTTGATCTTATAAAAAATCTGAAAAATGAAATTGGGACTTCTATGCTTTTAATAACTCACGATTTAGGTGTAGTAGCTGAAATGGCAGAAAAAGTTATAGTTATGTATGCAGGGAAGGTGGTGGAGTCGGCAGGGGTAAAAGAGATTTTCAAAGATCCTAAGCATCCCTATACCAAAGGACTTCTTTCATCGATGCCATCCTTAAATGGGGGTAATAAAAGATTAAATACAATAGAGGGAGTTGTCCCAAAACCTACAGAACTTCCCAAAGGATGCCGATTTAGTCCCAGGTGTGAATTTGCAAAAGAAATATGTAAAGATTCAGAACCGCCCCTTTTGAATATGGGAGACCGATCTCTGAGCTGCTGGATGGAAGCACAGGAATATATTGAGGAGGTCAACAATGAATACTCTGCTTAAGGTAGAAAATGTTTCTAAATGTTTTTTAGCCTCGGAAGGATTATTTTTTAAAACAAATAAAAAAGTGAGAGCACTGGATGGTGTGACTTTTGACATAAAAAAAGGTGAAATTCTTGGGATAGTAGGAGAATCCGGATGTGGGAAATCCACTTTAGGAAGGGTTATACTCCGACTTTTAGATGCGGATTCAGGAAAAATTTATTTTGACGGGAAAGAACTTCTATCCCTTTCAAAAACAGAAATGAGAGATATGAGAAGAGATATGCAGGTAGTGTTTCAGGACCCCTTTGCATCTTTGAATCCCAGAATGAAAGTGGGAGAACTCATAGGGGAACCTCTCGGGCTCCACGGGATGAAAGATATTCATGAAATAAACAGGAAGGTAGAAGAGATCACCCAGCTAGTTGGACTAGATAAATATCATCTAAAAAAATATCCCCATGAATTTTCCGGGGGACAGAGACAGAGGATATGTATTGCCAGAGCCTTGATATTAAAACCAAAGTTGGTCATATGTGATGAGGCGGTTTCTGCTTTGGATGTATCTATACAAAGTCAGATAATAAATCTATTGAATGATTTGAAAGATGAACTGGGTCTGACTTATATGTTTATATCTCATGATCTTTCAGTTGTAAAACATATAAGCGACAGGGTAGGCGTTATGTATTTAGGGAAAATAGTAGAGGTTACTTCTACAGAAAATATTTTTAATGAACCCAGGCATCCCTATACCCAAGCCTTAATTTCTGCAATTCCAATTGCCGATCCGGATATAAAGAAAGAATAATATTAAAGGGGGATATGCCCAGCTCTTTAAATATTCCTAAAGGGTGCAGATTTCATATGAGATGTATTCATGCTGAAGAAATATGTAAAAAGATAGAACCGGAATTACAAATAAACAAAAAAGATCATTTCACAGCCTGTCATTTGGCGGATAAATTTTAAAAATTTAATCTAAAGTTTTTACGATCAGTTATAAATTGATATTTCGCGCTTACAAAGCTCATAATAATATTAAGATATAATTCTTATTTAAGGTGTGCACCATGGCGAAAGTTCAGTTACAAATATTAAGAAAAAAATAAATAGGGGGGGAAAATGAAAAACAAAAAAATTAAAACAATTTTAAATTTTGTTTTAACAATTATTATTGCTGCAATTTTTGTGGCATGTTCTACAGAAAAAGACGGGGAAAATGAAAAGCAGGACTCGGTTAAAAACAACAAATTTGGCGGGACCATAGTGGTGGCACAGAAAATGACACCTCCTCATCTTGACAGCGATAAATCTACGGATTGGGCAATATCTTCAATAATGAATCATATTTATGAAGGTCTATTTGAATTTGATGCAAATTTTGAACCTCAGCCTTATCTAGCTGAGAGCTATGAGATCGAAGAAAATGGTAAAGTTTATACAATTAAACTTAGAAGAGGAGTATTATTTCATAATGGAAAGGAGATGACCTCTGAGGATGTAAAATTTTCATTTAACAGATGGTTAAAAAATAATGATGCAGGGAATATGATTGCTCCTTATTTTGACAAACTGGAAATAACTGGCCCCTATGAACTGAAATTTGTTTTTAAGAGAGCTTATGCTCCCTTCATCAGTATTTTAGGATCCCATGTTTCAAATCAAAAACTTGTTATAAGACCAAAGGAACTTATAGAAAAATACGGTGATAATGTAATGAGGGAACACATAGGAACAGGTCCTTATAAATTTATAAAATGGATTCCGGACCAGGAGGTTAGATTAGAAAAATTTGTGGACTATGTGCCCAGTGATAAACCAGTATCAGGTCTTGCTGGTAAGAGGATAGCCTACGCAGATAAAATAATAATAAAATCAGTTTCTGAGCAGGCTACGAGAATTGCCGGGGTTCAAACTGGAGAATTTCAGTTTGCTGAAGAAGTTCCCCAGGATCAATATAAAATACTTGTAGATGATC from Psychrilyobacter piezotolerans includes:
- a CDS encoding ABC transporter permease, producing MIRYIMKRLFMLIPVIAVVMILSFLITHIMPGDPVRMMMGDFATEKQVSAMKHHLGYDRPFFTQFGEWFSRIIRGDLGESLFLYEKVSTAIFSRLEPTFMLALVGESIGLLIGIPLGVIAAVKHRSWMDQSAIGISLAGVSIPSFWLSIMLIYLFSVRLHWFPVQGYVPIEESGIGVIKYLVLPGLTLGFMQGGIIARMTRSAMLDVLRQDYIRTAMAKGVAEKFVIIRHALKNAMIPVVTVIGFSLAVLLGGTWVIETVFNIPGTGSLAINSIMKRDYPVIQGCMIFIALVYVIINIMVDVSYAFLNPKIKYK
- a CDS encoding ABC transporter permease, with amino-acid sequence MEKDIKQMILTVRKHPYIAIGGVVIAVVFFIALAAPLLTKFNPLELNGKSRLLPPSLVHPMGTDHFGRDIMSRLLYGARTSMQVGISVVIISTIIGGLIGLAAGYYNKIDNLIMRILDGFMAFPGIIIAIILAAVWGAGKLNIILALSFAYFPQMARVVRGCVLTGKEWECVESAKSSGAKDGHILLKYILLNSLSPIIVQATFTFAVAILDEAALSFLGLGIEPPHPSWGGMITEGRSFMGVAPWGMIFPGTAIMVTVLGLNLLGDGLRDYLDPRLKV
- a CDS encoding ABC transporter ATP-binding protein; amino-acid sequence: MDKLLEIKNLKTYFYKNQEVIPAVDDISFCVKKGETVAIVGESGSGKSITALSILGCIPSPPGKIVGGEIIFEGSNLFEKSKKEMRNIRGNEISMIFQEPMTSLNPVYTIGRQLSEVFELHQGMKRKEGIKKAVELLRIVGIPSPEERAKQYPHQMSGGMRQRVIIAMALACRPKLIIADEPTTALDVTVQAQILDLIKNLKNEIGTSMLLITHDLGVVAEMAEKVIVMYAGKVVESAGVKEIFKDPKHPYTKGLLSSMPSLNGGNKRLNTIEGVVPKPTELPKGCRFSPRCEFAKEICKDSEPPLLNMGDRSLSCWMEAQEYIEEVNNEYSA
- a CDS encoding ABC transporter substrate-binding protein; the encoded protein is MKNKKIKTILNFVLTIIIAAIFVACSTEKDGENEKQDSVKNNKFGGTIVVAQKMTPPHLDSDKSTDWAISSIMNHIYEGLFEFDANFEPQPYLAESYEIEENGKVYTIKLRRGVLFHNGKEMTSEDVKFSFNRWLKNNDAGNMIAPYFDKLEITGPYELKFVFKRAYAPFISILGSHVSNQKLVIRPKELIEKYGDNVMREHIGTGPYKFIKWIPDQEVRLEKFVDYVPSDKPVSGLAGKRIAYADKIIIKSVSEQATRIAGVQTGEFQFAEEVPQDQYKILVDDPNVEPVIVKPDGMEMLIINCGIPPFNNIYARRALVAAIDMEELGRTMIGNENFWSVDGCIYPKGTVWYEENSGAGVYNNYDLQKAKDLLKKSGYDGTPIVIVSGQDNKVEKYGAIALKEQLEKAGFNIKIELFDRPTVVERRSKKEGWNLHLSYFYMTCPDPQVEGAWTGTNAWISNWDDDDSRAMDKIFERMMIETDKKKRFEIVKEFYDKTWETLPYIKTVEYSRMHIANNSLKGYANFCQPFFWNTWIKKK